In Deltaproteobacteria bacterium, one DNA window encodes the following:
- a CDS encoding polysaccharide biosynthesis/export family protein, with protein MIMIRPYLCRRRKILIVTCTLCFFFAGVFVHTRPDSAMAGEPTTTPVGTSKHGDDYLVGAGDMLEILVWREPDLSRTIRVRPDGKISLPLVDDIEAANSTLPQLKDRITKALAAYVENPSVYVMLQENRSKKIYIVGMVGAPGEYVLERPITVLQAIATAGGFTEWAKKDDILIVRKGPKGQFRIEFDYERVVSGKDIKQNILLNPDDVIIVP; from the coding sequence ATGATTATGATACGGCCCTATCTATGTAGAAGACGCAAAATTCTCATTGTGACCTGTACGCTGTGCTTTTTTTTTGCTGGCGTGTTTGTCCATACACGGCCTGATTCTGCCATGGCCGGGGAGCCAACTACTACACCAGTCGGAACCAGTAAACATGGTGATGACTATCTTGTTGGCGCTGGAGATATGCTTGAGATACTGGTATGGAGAGAGCCGGATCTTTCACGGACCATCCGGGTCCGCCCGGACGGAAAGATCTCCTTGCCCCTGGTGGACGATATTGAGGCGGCCAACAGCACTCTGCCACAGTTAAAAGACCGAATCACAAAAGCCCTGGCAGCCTATGTGGAAAATCCGTCGGTCTACGTGATGCTCCAGGAAAACCGTAGCAAGAAGATCTACATTGTCGGCATGGTTGGCGCACCAGGTGAATACGTGCTGGAAAGGCCGATTACAGTACTTCAGGCGATTGCAACGGCCGGTGGTTTCACCGAGTGGGCGAAAAAAGACGATATTCTTATTGTGAGAAAAGGTCCAAAAGGTCAGTTCCGCATCGAATTTGATTACGAACGGGTGGTTTCCGGAAAAGATATCAAACAGAATATTCTGCTGAACCCCGACGACGTGATTATTGTACCCTGA